The Primulina tabacum isolate GXHZ01 chromosome 10, ASM2559414v2, whole genome shotgun sequence region gatttttattaactttgtttgattgtggtcCATTTGTATCATTGTTGTTGTAAAATTGATTTCTGACGAACTTTGATGAACAGGGGAGCCATGGAAGTTGAATATACATTTTTTGTGGTCTTTCGTTTGATGTTTGTCTTAAGGGTTGTATATCGAACCGTACCGTATCGAAAATCTTATACCGTATATCGTACCGAAAATTAcggtataaaaaaattcataccgATACCGTACCAAAAATaaaatcggtataccgaaaatttcgatGCATATAACTAGCCTACCGATTATACCGAAATTTAGGGGTGTCAATTCGGGTGGGTCGGGTCGGATTGAGCAATagtactattcaaaaattgctCAACCCGAACCCGACCCAACCCAAACCTGAACACGAATCAACCCGATCAacccgattttgaatttttttaaagaaaattaaataaaactaaaaaaaaattaaatttaaacacataataacaaaatctccctcgtatatatgatttaaatttgaaagtctaattgtagaaaaataaagtatatttacaaaatcaaataaacaattatttaaaaaataaaaaatgttcaaaataaatattaaattatgaaaatttatgatataaatatacaataaatattttttcagacatacaatatataaaaatgtaggcaatatttataaattatattttttaaaaaaaaattaaaattttcgggcAAACCGAACATTTTTTTCGGGTAAGCTATCGGGTCCAACCCGATCTGACCCAAACCCGAAAATCCCAAACccaaacctgatttttttcgggTTGAACCGTGCCATGTTGGTGGGTCGTGTTTGATTTTGACACCCCTACCGAAATTGTACCGGTATCGATATATACCGTTTTATACCAAAAAaaaccttacattttaaaatttttataaatttattgttttaaaatattatatatttttaaatttttgtatattttttcggtatttcgggatataccgaaattttcaaattgcatattattaccgtaccgaaaaattcgTTATTGTTACCGTACCGTACTGAAAATTCGGTAAACTCGACATTTTTTGGTACGATaatctcgatataccgaaaattcgatattttttccCATTCTTACTTTGTCTTCTCTTTTAGTATTTGGTTTCTTTCTTCTAGCAACGATAGTGTTTGTTTAGCATACATGGTTGccaatttttgttttatttagttAATTGAATTACTACAATGAACGAGAAAACGATTTtcatatcaatcaaattattttcaaaaaaaattaagtatATGTGTTTATTTTCAAAGTTGGTTAcatataagtgatgaatatgaattgTTAAAATTTATGATGTCATCAACATTTTTCCTTGCTAGCTTAACTAATTTTGATTCAAATACTATTCCTTCTCATGTACAATGCATGTGTTTTATATAGTGTTCTAAAAAGCATTGACTAGGACTGCTTAGGCACCGCCAAGGCACGAGAGGTTGAGCGGTTGCCCACTGTTTCGATTTTTAAAATGCGATGTCTCTAGTTGTTGTTAAAAAATCAGCAGTCTAGACAAACGCCTAatgtaatatataattttttttaaaagatagtTCGACATATTTTTCAATCAATTCGTATCGGATAAAGAAGAATAATATGCAattgattttgaatttgaatcctATATAGAAGAATTATCGGATAAATATGAAGATGAATAAGAAGAATTAAATAtttaggtaaaaaaaaaaaagacatccTAGGGAGCAACCTAAGTGTTTAGGCCGTGGGTGGTTGCCCACCTACAGCTTACCGTTTTTTAGAAAACtggttttatatatatacatataacaataatcTTTGATAacgaacaaaataattttcatataTAACAGTAATTAGAAAATTCAGTAGCagtaatttcaaaaattatatttggcaaacatattaaaataattatttttctgatgctaaactgatatcagtcttcTACACGTTACTCCTGtgaaaaatcatacttttaaaatataaatatattgatttttacATAACATATGGATTTTAAAACAATATCCCACTTAGTAAATGTTACTAAATATCCTCGGAAGCGTTTGGAACGTGATAACACTTCAAAATGTTTAGTTTTTCGTAGCCCCAATAGTCGTGTAAGAGATCACTTGAAGTTTTTGTGTGCATCGTGCAAGGTGATTCTTAGTTCATTGTCACGTTAATCTCCCCTTATCCATTCAAATTAACAGTGTTCATCAATTCTTTAATAAATTAGAAATTTTGGCTTTTCATCTGCTTCCATGGTTGGGAGGTGATGAGTTGTCTTACAGAATCAATGGAACAAACACCGAAGTACTTTCACTCCTCGTATACATAAAAATGAAGTAAGAAGTCTTTATTTGCCTGTTTCTTGATTTTAATACAGTTTGCGAGGACTTTTCTCCCGAAAAATTCCTGGTCCATATGTTGAATACATCGCAGCTATCAGGAGGGGGAATTGCGAGAACACGAAGGATGCCACGGGGAAAAAAGCCAATACGGCCAATGGTATGAGAAACAACTTAGATTCGTGCCTCAATGTGATATATATAGCTGAACTGAAGGCGATCATCATTGATATAATAGAAGTGAAGAGGGTAAGCAAGCCAATACATAATCTCGTTGGTAAGACATACAAAAAATCTTGTTCTGCGTACCGGGAAGTAAGGATGGATAAGAACATGAGCAGGGATGTGGTGGATGAGAACAAAGAAACGGAGTCTGATAAGGCAAATGTAATGAACCAAGCGTTATTCACGAAAACTGGTATGCCATTGTTAACTCCACCCGGAACTGTAAAAGGTGCAGCAAAGACGACTGTAGCAATCAATGCAGCAGCAATGGTACACGATGTTGCGGTGTCTTTCATCCATTTCTCCCCTTGAGTTTTCAACTCTTGGTGCTTCTCGGTAAACAACATCTGAGGAGTTTTTCCTTCTTTGTTTGGCGATGTCCTACGGGACGGGGTGACAAATTTTTCCATTTCCTGTACCAAAGGTGATGAATTTGTGAGCACAAAAAGGCAGTCAGTGtgcaatttaatataaataaccACGCATTTTATCAAGATAATCATTTGGTCTACTTGGATGCTTAAAAATTGTACCGTACCTTGAACCAATGTAGTTCACGTTGCATTTGCAAAGCTGCACCAGAAACGAGATTGAGCTTATGAGTAGGGGCTTGTTCCCCACACATATGCATATAGTTGTTATTGGAAGAGTCAATACAGtcgtaaaaaaaatgttttcccTCCTTCATCTGATGGAGGAGATTGAAAACATTTTCTGAGCGTGCTCTTGCCGCGACATGAAATATAGTGACTTCCGTTTTCGTGTCTGTAGTATTTATAGCGGTCGGAAACATATCTAAGATCACCTCCACGACCTCGCGGATGTTGTTTTGTGCAGCCAAAGACAAGGCCCTTCCATATATAGTTGAAGCCTCACTAGAAGGCAAATTTTCTAGTGCCCTACATAGGCATTTGATGAGATCAAGTGCTTGTTGATGCATTACTTTCTTATCCTTGATCTTTTTCACAAAAGGAACTGTAATATATTGGCGAAAAGTTAGTTGCAAAATTCTTTGAAACAACGTATGCTTCATAATTTGAATAGTATATATTTGGTTTCAAAAAACATCAAATACAAGGATTtcacatgtattttattttatttaacagAGAAATATTTTTCCCCTGTAAAATATAGGCAAATCTTAGTCTAACATCTTTCCttactttaaataaaattttggggTTTATTGTTGTTTACTTTTTCGAAATTATGTTTTATTGCAATAATTGACATTTTTTTTCTCTATTTCTAACCATTTTTATAagagaaattatatttttggtctTATAAATTGCATCCAATACTGGTCATGTTATCGGTCAGTTTACGGTTTAAGTTCAACGACTTACGTTTTTtgtaatttaatcatttttttacCGGAGTAATGATATGATATCGGATATCTCAACATTAATGTTCGATGCCATGTCAACAAATGTTTGTGTCATGTCATCATTTTCCAACGGTACATTATTACTCTTgtgaaaaaattcaaaaattgacATGGTCAACATttcaacaaatattttttaaaaaataaatattaaaagtaTGAAGCAAGCCAAGTTATTGTACCAACATCTCATTCTGACCAATTAAAGGAGCCAACCCTTAATCTTAAGAGAATTGCCGTTGTAGCACCAAAATCCCTATATTTATTTCTTAATGAAATCATGAGAATAAAACTGAAAAATTCAAATTCCTTTTTTTTCCTgttcaatatttaaataaacatcagcTATAATTAGAAggtgaaaattaaaaattaacccCGAAAAAAGTTTTATCGAGTGAAGGAAGTAAAACACATACTTTTATAAATAATGTCAGACCAGTGGAATTTCTTGGTTGCTCCATCATTGGAAAGTAAATTCTCAATGTCATTAGTTGTTGACGGCAAAGCAATACCTTGAAAATATAAGAGaggaaaattaataaaatcatttatcGAACTTCAAGGGGATAGATTTCACAATATTCTCTCTATTTGGGATAAATTAATTGTATATCATGCTTCAGAGGGAAagacaaagaaaaaaaatgttaaatgaacCAATGTGATTCGAAAAATTGTAATTCGACAGGCAATTGTCAATGGTTGGTGGTTGCAGCATAATTTCTGTATAAGTAAATACACAACTGCATTCGGGGGAATTATATGCACAAGGAACATTACAAATCGTAGCAATTTCAAACATTCTTAAATTAGAGAGAGCATAGTGTTGTGAGGTTATCTTGTGGAGtaggaaaaaattattttctcggttaCACTCTGGGATAAAGATTGTGAGATATTGAGTGTGTTGTGGTAAACACTTGTAATATTTCTCCATGTTATAAAGATTTGTAGAAATTCTGTTGATGTAGCCTATATTGGGTGAATCACGTAAATATTTGTGtacttgttgattattttagtCTCAATTTTGGCATTATATTATCATAATGAGGGTAATCGCTTAGGTACAATATCcaacaattgatatcagagccttGTTGTAAAATTTCTTAGAATtatgagtatgctctgtggttacAGATTTGTCTAATATTCCACATCATAATAgaatttttagatttttttctaaGGCTAGAAAAGCGATGACCGAAAAGGATGGATCGAGACCCGGAATCAATAAGTTCGACCGGGCAGATTTTTCACTCTATTGGTTACAGATTAGAGATTATCTGTATAGCAAGAAGTTGCATCACCTCTATCAAAAAAGAAATAGggaaagatggaggatgatgactGAGAGCTCCTTGACCGACGGGTGTTAGGTGTAATACGATTGACTCTAATGAAGAACATGACACATAACGTGGCGGAGAGAAAAACCTTAGAAAGGATGATGTCCATTTTATTGGACAtgtacaagaagcaatcagaaAACAACAAAGTACATATCATTGAAAAAGTTATTCAACttgaaaatgagagaaaatgcTTCGGTGGTTAAATACATCAAAGAGTTCAACACGATTGTTTCTTAGCTAAATCGgttgaaattaattttgatgatgagattcatACATTTATTCTTTTGGCATCTTTACCAAATGTTTGGGAACCAATGCGGCAGCGGTTAACTATTCTGTTGAAAAATGAAAACAACAATTCAATGATGTTAGATATCAAATTCTTGATGAAGAAGTTATCAAGATGGACTCGTGTGAAGGAAAATCACCGAGATCTGCTCTAAATCTCGAGAATAGATGAAAGGGTAGGAATGGTGAAAAAAATTCTAACCGATGACGCGGTAAATCCAAGTCCaagaaatagaaaataaaaaagcAACTTTGAAAAGAATTTGAAGTGATGGAATTGTGGTAAAACTGATCACTTAAAAAGAACTGTAAATCAATAAAGAATAATGCAAATACCGTTACTGAAGAGGTACATGATACTCTATTACTATCCATGGAAAACCCGATTGATTCTTTGGTTATGGAATCAAGAGCTTTGTTTCATGCCACTGATAATCGTGATGTATTCGCCAATTACATCATTAGAAACGAAAATGTTTTTCTGGCAAATGAGAAACCTTTGGAAATAGTTGGTATGAGTGATGTACAGATGAAGATGTCAAATGGATCTGTCtgaaaaatcaacaaagtaaggCACGTACAAAAATTGATATGCAATCTGATCTCAGTGGGACAGCTCGACGATGAAGACCATAATATGAACTTTGGGGATGGTTCCTAGAAAGTGAACAAAAGAGCCATGATTGTTGTTCGAGTAAAGAAAATTGGAATACTTTATATGACTTTCAGTTGCAGAGATACATTAGCAGCTGTGGATGCTGGAGCTAATTCAAATATATAGCATCGTTGGCTTGGGCATATGAATGATAAGAGAATGAAGATGTTTGTATCAAACGAGAAGCTACCGAAATTAAAGACCGTTGAACACAAGTATGTGAAATCTGTATATTTGGAAAGCAGAAAAATGAGAGTTTTTCAAAAGACTGTAGAATACCGAAAACAGCAAAGTTGGAGCTTGTTCATACTGATGTATGGGGACCATCTCCTGTGACATCGCTTGGAAGCTCAAGTTATTATGTCACATTTATCGACGATTCGAGTCAGCAAGTTTGGGTTTAtttgttgaaaaataaatatgatgtttatgaaatctttaaaaagatGGAAAGTCATGGTTGAGAATGAGACTAACTTGAAGGAGAAGTTCTTATGATCTGATAATGGTGGTGAATACGAAGATGATGATTTCAAGAAATATTATGCACAGAACGAGATCAAGATGTAGAAAATCATTCCTATTACACCTATacagaatggtgtagctgaaaggatgAACACGACCTTGAATGAACATGCTAGGAGCATGAGCTTGCACTTCTGGATTACCGAAGTCATTCTGGGCTAATGCTGTTAACACTGCAGCATATATGATCAACAATGAACCTTCGGTACCGCTTGACTACAGGATACCCAAAGAGGTATGGATCGGAAAAGAAGTAAACCTTTTTTCTTCAAAGTGTTTGGATGTTTATCCTATGTTCATATTGATTCAGCTAACAGAACAAAATTTGATCgaaaattaaataagtgttCTCTATTGGTTATGGAGATAATGAGTTTGATTATCGTTTTTGGAATGAAAAAAATCAGAGGATCATTCGGAGCAGAGATGTACTATTTAATGAGCAAGTATTTCACAAAGACAAGTCAAGCATTGGAACTAGAGATGAATGTCCCTGAAGTCAAGAAGTCTGATGAAGTGTTATTGATAGATATTTTTGTGAATGAATCAACAAGCagtaatcaagaacatgaagaaacaactgcacaagatgatgacccaTAAAATCCAGTGATTGAACTTAGGAGATCTTTTAGAACAATTACACCACCTGAGAGATACTCCTCTGCACTTCGCTATATTTTGCTTACAGATAAAGGTGAATCGGAGATCTATGAAAAGgcaatgcaaaatgatgattcaACCGAGTGAGAGTTAGCCATAAAAGATGAGATAGATTCACTGTCATCCAACCAGACATGGGAATTGGCAGAACTTTCGCAAGGGAAAAAGACATTAAATAACAAGTGGGTGTACCGGTTAAAAGATGAACATGATGGTAGCAAGCGGTACAAGGAAAGACTTGTTGTAAAAGGTTTTCAACAATAAAAAAAGCACTGATTACactgagattttctctcaaGTATTTAAGTTAACCACTACTAGGACTATACTTGGATTAGTGGCAAAATAAGATTTACATCTAGAGAAGTTAGATGTAAAGAGAGCGTTTTTTCATGGTGACctagatgaagaaatttatatgaagcAGTCAAAGGGCTTTGAAGTACGAGGAAAAGAGAAAATGGTGTGTAGACTTCAGAAGAgcttgtacggtctcaaacaagaTCCacgacagtggtacaagaagtttgatggaTTCATGAGTAATAATGGTTTCTTGAGGTGTCAGGCTGACCACTGTTGTTATATGAAGAAGCCTGATAGTTTTTATATCATTCTACTACTATAATAGATGATATGTTGATAGTAGGAACTTGTTTGGAGGAGATTGATAAACTCAAGAAAGTTATCAAAAGAATTTTCTATGAAGGATTTGGGTGTTGCAAAACAAATCCTTGGAATGAGGATATTTAGATATTGAATGAGGATATTGAGAGATCTAATGAATGAAATCTTGAAGTTATTTCAAGAAGCGTATGAGAAAAATGTGATTAGTAGATTTAATATGGACGAAGTTGAACATGTGAGTACTCCTTTAGCTAGTCGCTTTAAACCAATCAAAGCACAATCACCATCGACGGAGCAAGACATgcttatatgaacaagatttctTATGCTTCTGCTGCCGGAATCCTCATGTATGCAATGGTGTcacaagaccagacatagcacATGCAGTGGGAACAATATAAAAAAACAACACTGGGAAGCAGTTAAATGAATTCTCAGGTACTTGAAAGGTATTACTAGTTTAGCTTGATGTTTCAGGAGGTCAAATTTGGGTTTACAAAGTTTTTTAGATGCCGACGTGGTGACCTGGATGGCAAAAAAAAGTGCCACTTATATGTGTTCACATTAGGTGGTACGATAGTAAGCTAAGTATCTAAGTTGCAAAAGTTAGTTGCGCTTTCGACCACTGAAGTTGAGTACGGTGTAGTTATAAAACCTAGCAAGGagatgatatgattgagatcTTTTATAGAGAAACTGGGACAGAAGATTGAAAATAACATGTTACATTCTGATAGTCAGAGTGCTATTTACCaaaaaatcttgtttataaTGTTAAAACAAAGCATATACAAGTTCAGTGCCATTTCATTATATCAAGAGTGGAAGATGGAATCCTGATGCTTGAGAAGATTTCTGGAAGTAAAAATCCAGCCGTTGTGCTCACAAAGGTTGTGaccattgacaaactgaagttgtggaCTACAAGTATAAAAGGTGATATATGAGCTACTACATCGATGGTGTGAAGACATGATTGGAATCAAGTCTTCAAATGGAAGAAAATTTAAATGGACCAATgtgatttgaaaatttttaattcgaCAACATTTATCAATGGTTGGTGGCTACAGCATAATCTCGGTGGAATTAAATGCACAACTACGTTATGAGGAATTATATGCACAAGAAGCTCGTTTCAGTTTAAGACATCCCAAATCAAAGCAATTTCTAAGCTTCTTAAATTAGAGAGAGTAAAGTGTTGTGAGATTCACTTGTGAGAGtcggagaaaatattttttcggtTATACTCTGGGGTAGGGTTTGTGAAATATTGAGAGTTAAGTTATAAACActtgtaatatttcttcatgTTATAAAGATTTGCAATACTTCCGTAAACGTAACCTATATTGAGCGAACcacataaatctttgtgttcttgttgattattttatttcacaATCTTGGTATTATATTTATCATCATAATCGTCGTCGCTTCGGCAAAATACTCAACAAAAAATAGCTAATTTAGtcatctaaatttttttatgtatgtTTTTGTTATCTAATTGGTCAAAGTCGTGTCTTGCTATAGTagattttttcttcttttggtTTTTAGTCCTATCAACTAATCGCATTACTAACATGGTACAAAAATTGTTGAAGTGGCTCTGGATGCTCATATGACACCAAAAATTGTTCGATATTAAACTCAGTCCAAATATATATCATGACTAAAAAAAAACCAATATTACTATGTTAAAACTCGACATGATTGGTTAGATTACTCAACCGACTATTATCCTTGGATGAGATCATATGCACACATGCTGAAACCGGATTACCCAAAAGTTctaaaaagaaaggaaaaaaactTACAGGAGTAGATCCATCTTCTCCACCAACTGAAATTTGCTCCACTTTCGAACACAGAACCCGACCTAGCTAACTCGTACAATGCATCAGTACCAGACTGATTTTTCAATGCAGCCAGATTCCGGTACTTTTG contains the following coding sequences:
- the LOC142506209 gene encoding uncharacterized protein LOC142506209 isoform X1; protein product: MANYPWPSTVNFANFVTVRPLLNRNDPEGSINDYKIWKEQMLCLLEGQELWGFIDGQIPSPSRTGESTDHQEHKLWRRTDMLIKGWILGSLGNDALAAVANVGSSRDVWLKLENIFNKISYNHNRIQNQIFDYPSNEGREEGAAAGGVRNDTVADQDGIVELEPYTHRNGPRQNNGARKDYTKYLSLRRAITRADWAKARALLEEDREARRNIISEIDETALLVAVAVGKKSNYFVKELLNSMTPDALAIQNSYGNTALHRAAMIGNKEIVDVLLDKNAALLYIQNKQEYLPVHIAATYCHKGMLVHLIRIHEKRADEERHIDRNPFVGQLGASLLLGVIVSQYIDVALYLVQKYRNLAALKNQSGTDALYELARSGSVFESGANFSWWRRWIYSCIALPSTTNDIENLLSNDGATKKFHWSDIIYKIPFVKKIKDKKVMHQQALDLIKCLCRALENLPSSEASTIYGRALSLAAQNNIREVVEVILDMFPTAINTTDTKTEVTIFHVAARARSENVFNLLHQMKEGKHFFYDCIDSSNNNYMHMCGEQAPTHKLNLVSGAALQMQRELHWFKEMEKFVTPSRRTSPNKEGKTPQMLFTEKHQELKTQGEKWMKDTATSCTIAAALIATVVFAAPFTVPGGVNNGIPVFVNNAWFITFALSDSVSLFSSTTSLLMFLSILTSRYAEQDFLYVLPTRLCIGLLTLFTSIISMMIAFSSAIYITLRHESKLFLIPLAVLAFFPVASFVFSQFPLLIAAMYSTYGPGIFREKSPRKLY
- the LOC142506209 gene encoding uncharacterized protein LOC142506209 isoform X2, with the translated sequence MANYPWPSTVNFANFVTVRPLLNRNDPEGSINDYKIWKEQMLCLLEGQELWGFIDGQIPSPSRTGESTDHQEHKLWRRTDMLIKGWILGSLGNDALAAVANVGSSRDVWLKLENIFNKISYNHNRIQNQIFDYPSNEGREEGAAAGGVRNDTVADQDGIVELEPYTHRNGPRQNNGARKDYTKYLSLRRAITRADWAKARALLEEDREARRNIISEIDETALLVAVAVGKKSNYFVKELLNSMTPDALAIQNSYGNTALHRAAMIGNKEIVDVLLDKNAALLYIQNKQEYLPVHIAATYCHKGMLVHLIRIHEKRADEERHIDRNPFVGQLGASLLLGVIVSQYIDVALYLVQKYRNLAALKNQSGTDALYELARSGSVFESGANFSWWRRWIYSFPFVKKIKDKKVMHQQALDLIKCLCRALENLPSSEASTIYGRALSLAAQNNIREVVEVILDMFPTAINTTDTKTEVTIFHVAARARSENVFNLLHQMKEGKHFFYDCIDSSNNNYMHMCGEQAPTHKLNLVSGAALQMQRELHWFKEMEKFVTPSRRTSPNKEGKTPQMLFTEKHQELKTQGEKWMKDTATSCTIAAALIATVVFAAPFTVPGGVNNGIPVFVNNAWFITFALSDSVSLFSSTTSLLMFLSILTSRYAEQDFLYVLPTRLCIGLLTLFTSIISMMIAFSSAIYITLRHESKLFLIPLAVLAFFPVASFVFSQFPLLIAAMYSTYGPGIFREKSPRKLY